One Paramisgurnus dabryanus chromosome 9, PD_genome_1.1, whole genome shotgun sequence DNA segment encodes these proteins:
- the LOC135739888 gene encoding KH homology domain-containing protein 4-like isoform X2 has protein sequence MASGSQCANSRWDQTRRNDSHPVTTEASSSGSSPTWPPAVGPDPPQAGVEMAAAMAAKINAVLMAKGKLKPLQPLPSKVPLTVPFPFCAVDVVVAEVDINDVPINCRNLLTTGKTQEEIRQFSGAFVTTKDLHVGDAEKCGATNPARRLYLHVQGRSQTDVNNAVARIKEIISEEVLRSSNGLQPPVMPTVPVYRQPLAAAAIRPPNIPTIPGHKPPPPHSGSFVHTKIFVGLDRSQPSFNVNEHVEGRSGSYLQHIQSETGARVFLRGKGSGHIEQASRRESFEPLHLYVSHPNAAGLEAAKKLCENLLETVRAEHTRVTSTYAPSASTVYSTNNSYSSQSWYSYPAYPVSAGFWNNSGQSQLRNSPVQYPVWSREQTPLTQQVCLWIQRALLYMMSRLQVIW, from the exons GTGTGCGAACAGCAGGTGGGATCAGACCAGACGAAACGATTCCCACCCTGTGACGACAGAGGCCAGCAGCTCCGGCTCTTCGCCCACCTGGCCGCCCGCCGTCGGACCGGACCCGCCGCAGGCTGGTGTGGAGATGGCTGCGGCGATGGCGGCTAAAATAAATGCCGTGCTGATGGCCAAAGGCAAACTGAAACCACTGCAGCCGCTGCCCAGTAAA GTGCCACTCACTGTTCCCTTTCCTTTCTGCGCCGTTGACGTCGTCGTGGCTGAAGTTGATATTAATGACGTGCCAATAAACTGCAGGAATCTTTTGACTACAGGCAAAACTCAGGAAGAG ATTCGTCAGTTCAGTGGTGCATTTGTTACAACCAAAGACCTTCACGTGGGTGATGCTGAGAAATGTGGCGCCACAAACCC AGCGAGGCGTCTGTATCTCCATGTGCAGGGACGCAGTCAGACTGACGTCAACA ATGCTGTTGCAAGAATAAAGGAAATCATCTCGGAGGAGGTTTTGCGGTCATCAAATGGGCTACAACCTCCTGTGATGCCCACCGTCCCGGTGTACCGGCAACCTCTTGCAGCGGCCGCCATACGACCCCCAAACATTCCCACGATTCCTGGACACAAGCCGCCCCCTCCTCACTCAGGG AGTTTTGTGCACACTAAGATATTTGTAGGCCTGGACCGATCGCAACCGTCGTTTAACGTGAACGAGCACGTAGAGGGGCGGTCCGGCTCATACCTACAGCACATTCAGTCTGAGACGGGCGCTCGTGTTTTCCTCAGAGGTAAAGGTTCTGGACACATCGAGCAGGCGTCTCGCCGCGAGTCTTTCGAACCGCTGCATCTGTACGTCAG CCACCCGAATGCAGCAGGACTGGAGGCGGCAAAGAAACTGTGTGAGAATCTCCTGGAGACG GTGCGGGCTGAACACACTCGCGTCACGTCCACGTATGCGCCGTCTGCTTCTACAG tttattCCACCAATAACAGCTACAGCAGCCAATCCTGGTACAGCTACCCAGCGTATCCCGTGTCCGCTGGCTTCTGGAATAACTCTGGCCAATCCCAGCTGAGAAACAGTCCGGTGCAGTATCCCGTGTGGTCGCGTGAACAAACGCCTCTCACGCAGCAGGTTTGTTTATGGATACAACGCGCGCTGTTATACAT GATGAGTCGTCTGCAGGTGATTTGGTGA
- the LOC135739888 gene encoding KH homology domain-containing protein 4-like isoform X3, producing the protein MASGSQCANSRWDQTRRNDSHPVTTEASSSGSSPTWPPAVGPDPPQAGVEMAAAMAAKINAVLMAKGKLKPLQPLPSKVPLTVPFPFCAVDVVVAEVDINDVPINCRNLLTTGKTQEEIRQFSGAFVTTKDLHVGDAEKCGATNPARRLYLHVQGRSQTDVNNAVARIKEIISEEVLRSSNGLQPPVMPTVPVYRQPLAAAAIRPPNIPTIPGHKPPPPHSGSFVHTKIFVGLDRSQPSFNVNEHVEGRSGSYLQHIQSETGARVFLRGKGSGHIEQASRRESFEPLHLYVSHPNAAGLEAAKKLCENLLETVRAEHTRVTSTYAPSASTVYSTNNSYSSQSWYSYPAYPVSAGFWNNSGQSQLRNSPVQYPVWSREQTPLTQQMVKSQKILFQQYS; encoded by the exons GTGTGCGAACAGCAGGTGGGATCAGACCAGACGAAACGATTCCCACCCTGTGACGACAGAGGCCAGCAGCTCCGGCTCTTCGCCCACCTGGCCGCCCGCCGTCGGACCGGACCCGCCGCAGGCTGGTGTGGAGATGGCTGCGGCGATGGCGGCTAAAATAAATGCCGTGCTGATGGCCAAAGGCAAACTGAAACCACTGCAGCCGCTGCCCAGTAAA GTGCCACTCACTGTTCCCTTTCCTTTCTGCGCCGTTGACGTCGTCGTGGCTGAAGTTGATATTAATGACGTGCCAATAAACTGCAGGAATCTTTTGACTACAGGCAAAACTCAGGAAGAG ATTCGTCAGTTCAGTGGTGCATTTGTTACAACCAAAGACCTTCACGTGGGTGATGCTGAGAAATGTGGCGCCACAAACCC AGCGAGGCGTCTGTATCTCCATGTGCAGGGACGCAGTCAGACTGACGTCAACA ATGCTGTTGCAAGAATAAAGGAAATCATCTCGGAGGAGGTTTTGCGGTCATCAAATGGGCTACAACCTCCTGTGATGCCCACCGTCCCGGTGTACCGGCAACCTCTTGCAGCGGCCGCCATACGACCCCCAAACATTCCCACGATTCCTGGACACAAGCCGCCCCCTCCTCACTCAGGG AGTTTTGTGCACACTAAGATATTTGTAGGCCTGGACCGATCGCAACCGTCGTTTAACGTGAACGAGCACGTAGAGGGGCGGTCCGGCTCATACCTACAGCACATTCAGTCTGAGACGGGCGCTCGTGTTTTCCTCAGAGGTAAAGGTTCTGGACACATCGAGCAGGCGTCTCGCCGCGAGTCTTTCGAACCGCTGCATCTGTACGTCAG CCACCCGAATGCAGCAGGACTGGAGGCGGCAAAGAAACTGTGTGAGAATCTCCTGGAGACG GTGCGGGCTGAACACACTCGCGTCACGTCCACGTATGCGCCGTCTGCTTCTACAG tttattCCACCAATAACAGCTACAGCAGCCAATCCTGGTACAGCTACCCAGCGTATCCCGTGTCCGCTGGCTTCTGGAATAACTCTGGCCAATCCCAGCTGAGAAACAGTCCGGTGCAGTATCCCGTGTGGTCGCGTGAACAAACGCCTCTCACGCAGCAG ATGGTCAAAAGTCAAAAGATTTTATTTCAACAATACAGCTGA
- the LOC135739888 gene encoding KH homology domain-containing protein 4-like isoform X1, with protein sequence MASGSQCANSRWDQTRRNDSHPVTTEASSSGSSPTWPPAVGPDPPQAGVEMAAAMAAKINAVLMAKGKLKPLQPLPSKVPLTVPFPFCAVDVVVAEVDINDVPINCRNLLTTGKTQEEIRQFSGAFVTTKDLHVGDAEKCGATNPARRLYLHVQGRSQTDVNNAVARIKEIISEEVLRSSNGLQPPVMPTVPVYRQPLAAAAIRPPNIPTIPGHKPPPPHSGSFVHTKIFVGLDRSQPSFNVNEHVEGRSGSYLQHIQSETGARVFLRGKGSGHIEQASRRESFEPLHLYVSHPNAAGLEAAKKLCENLLETVRAEHTRVTSTYAPSASTVYSTNNSYSSQSWYSYPAYPVSAGFWNNSGQSQLRNSPVQYPVWSREQTPLTQQDESSAGDLVKVVTDRSSERLLMPPPAVLLTSGRKRQREETLNKRLTDTADEEEMKTTKLSEECNRSSGLVPYGGDSSDEEEERTRCGNRSAV encoded by the exons GTGTGCGAACAGCAGGTGGGATCAGACCAGACGAAACGATTCCCACCCTGTGACGACAGAGGCCAGCAGCTCCGGCTCTTCGCCCACCTGGCCGCCCGCCGTCGGACCGGACCCGCCGCAGGCTGGTGTGGAGATGGCTGCGGCGATGGCGGCTAAAATAAATGCCGTGCTGATGGCCAAAGGCAAACTGAAACCACTGCAGCCGCTGCCCAGTAAA GTGCCACTCACTGTTCCCTTTCCTTTCTGCGCCGTTGACGTCGTCGTGGCTGAAGTTGATATTAATGACGTGCCAATAAACTGCAGGAATCTTTTGACTACAGGCAAAACTCAGGAAGAG ATTCGTCAGTTCAGTGGTGCATTTGTTACAACCAAAGACCTTCACGTGGGTGATGCTGAGAAATGTGGCGCCACAAACCC AGCGAGGCGTCTGTATCTCCATGTGCAGGGACGCAGTCAGACTGACGTCAACA ATGCTGTTGCAAGAATAAAGGAAATCATCTCGGAGGAGGTTTTGCGGTCATCAAATGGGCTACAACCTCCTGTGATGCCCACCGTCCCGGTGTACCGGCAACCTCTTGCAGCGGCCGCCATACGACCCCCAAACATTCCCACGATTCCTGGACACAAGCCGCCCCCTCCTCACTCAGGG AGTTTTGTGCACACTAAGATATTTGTAGGCCTGGACCGATCGCAACCGTCGTTTAACGTGAACGAGCACGTAGAGGGGCGGTCCGGCTCATACCTACAGCACATTCAGTCTGAGACGGGCGCTCGTGTTTTCCTCAGAGGTAAAGGTTCTGGACACATCGAGCAGGCGTCTCGCCGCGAGTCTTTCGAACCGCTGCATCTGTACGTCAG CCACCCGAATGCAGCAGGACTGGAGGCGGCAAAGAAACTGTGTGAGAATCTCCTGGAGACG GTGCGGGCTGAACACACTCGCGTCACGTCCACGTATGCGCCGTCTGCTTCTACAG tttattCCACCAATAACAGCTACAGCAGCCAATCCTGGTACAGCTACCCAGCGTATCCCGTGTCCGCTGGCTTCTGGAATAACTCTGGCCAATCCCAGCTGAGAAACAGTCCGGTGCAGTATCCCGTGTGGTCGCGTGAACAAACGCCTCTCACGCAGCAG GATGAGTCGTCTGCAGGTGATTTGGTGAAGGTCGTGACAGACAGAAGCTCTGAGAG GTTATTGATGCCACCTCCTGCAGTTCTGCTAACCTCAGGTAGAAAGAGACAAAGAGAAGaaactttaaataaacgtttGACAGACACAG CTGATGAAGAGGAGATGAAGACCACAAAGCTTTCAGAGGAATGCAATCGTTCTTCAGGGCTCGTACCGTATGGAGGAGACTCTTCGGATGAGGAAGAGGAGCGCACGCGCTGTGGCAACAGAAGTGCAGTCTAA
- the whamm gene encoding WASP homolog-associated protein with actin, membranes and microtubules: MSDADSERPDSLDGWVAVKTDAFDDSELHKVRFIVEWNEIVSKFAVTCHNRTLQRRGDASGSCAGLFSGEHLGHVHAHLSAVRDELEPLFPDLARFRERNPWEFLFFSAPRSDADAPCRQLERYFSTAVDVCGRGIVLDALFDVNEKDEEEYYEDLHEFKRNAMRDAITRAVDALRAIVESHSSTDGLVRLMNIYEEEDEAYEELVSVSTHYHQNLLQPFRDMRELATLYKTQIQKCLEYEELGPKRVCELEAEMNEWSQRGQAAVHSIQDITADYFKNTSNALKGMVKQMEEDQKRFGQASWAMAVPRQERLGLLLAKETLQHMRAKEMCIKRKRHNIRDKMGSVTESTDAVGELELQFYETQLELHDCRFEILRNEELLLVTQIQSAQRHLRELQEQVVYYDTCQDPEELQDVQVDVSPAHKHLNQRLKQLESKRGTISSRRAYLRNQRDGCIQAHKQQLHSVLQKSQQHRQHHTAQLKREKRRAEDQQMKEWVEKEREKTLNRLRSFRTRHQGQYVLKTARWRPASRDSNNDDSSQPLSIVSLGPQNYIPCGKGRRLKSGDIPVEILLPGEPAVEKPDWTSPPQAPPPPPPLPPPPPAPPLPAAPLPLRSSLPIGEKPPKRNTMEQNAGLMDELLASLQRGQKQLRKVTIQPERMDVRESLMSAIRQGVALKKAPPSAAPAPAADSELERSIKAAMLRMKKVTNDSDDEESADPPSGEWDS; the protein is encoded by the exons ATGAGCGACGCGGACAGCGAGCGACCGGACAGTTTGGACGGATGGGTAGCGGTCAAAACCGACGCGTTTGACGACAGCGAGCTTCACAAAGTGAGATTTATCGTAGAGTGGAACGAAATCGTATCAAAGTTCGCGGTGACGTGCCATAACCGGACGCTACAGCGCCGAGGAGACGCGAGCGGGAGCTGCGCGGGTTTGTTTTCCGGCGAGCACCTCGGGCACGTGCACGCGCATCTCAGCGCTGTCCGGGACGAGCTCGAGCCGCTCTTTCCAGACCTGGCGCGCTTCCGCGAGCGCAACCCATGGGAGTTTCTGTTCTTCAGCGCGCCGCGGAGCGATGCCGACGCGCCGTGCAGGCAGCTGGAACGATACTTTAGCACCGCCGTGGATGTGTGCGGTCGCGGGATCGTGCTTGACGCGCTCTTCGACGTCAACGAAAAAGATGAAGAGGAATACTATGAAGATCTGCACGAGTTTAAACGCAACGCGATGCGGGACGCGATAACGCGCGCCGTAGACGCTTTGCGCGCG ATTGTAGAAAGTCACTCCAGCACTGACGGCCTTGTGCGGCTGATGAACATCTATGAGGAGGAAGATGAGGCGTATGAAGAATTGGTCAGCGTTTCAACCCACTACCACCAGAACCTTCTGCAACCTTTCAGAGACATGAGAGAGCTCGCCACACTTTACAAGACCCAAAttcag aaGTGCCTGGAGTACGAAGAGTTAGGACCAAAGCGTGTGTGTGAACTGGAGGCTGAGATGAATGAATGGAGCCAGCGAGGACAAGCAGCCGTTCATTCAATACAAGACATCACTGCTGACTACTTCAAAAACACATCTAATGCTCTGAAAG GTATGGTGAAACAGATGGAAGAGGATCAGAAAAGATTTGGTCAGGCATCTTGGGCGATGGCTGTGCCCCGACAAGAGAGACTCGGATTGTTGTTGGCTAAAGAGACGCTACAGCACATGAGGGCCAAAGAGATGTGCATCAAACGCAAGAGACACAACATACGTgacaaa ATGGGCAGTGTGACAGAGAGCACTGATGCTGTCGGTGAGCTGGAGCTGCAGTTTTATGAAACACAGCTGGAACTTCATGACTGCAGGTTTGAGATTTTGAGAAACGAGGAGCTCCTGCTGGTGACTCAGATTCAGAGCGCACAACGACACTTGagag AGCTGCAGGAGCAGGTGGTGTACTACGACACATGTCAGGATCCTGAGGAGCTGCAGGACGTTCAGGTGGAtgtaagccccgcccacaaacACCTGAACCAGAGACTCAAACAACTGGAAAGTAAAAGAGGAACGATTTCATCACGCAGGGCTTACCTGAGAAACCAGCGG GATGGGTGTATTCAGGCTCACAAGCAGCAGCTGCACTCGGTACTGCAGAAATCCCAGCAGCACCGCCAACACCACACCGCACAGCTG AAACGAGAGAAGAGAAGAGCCGAGGATCAGCAGATGAAGGAGTGGgtggagaaagaaagagagaagacTCTTAATAGACTCCGCAGCTTCAGAACG AGACATCAGGGCCAGTATGTGCTGAAGACGGCTCGTTGGAGGCCTGCGTCGCGTGACTCAAACAACGATGACTCATCGCAACCCCTGTCGATCGTAAGTCTGGGACCGCAAAACTACATCCCATGCGGGAAGGGGAGGCGTCTGAAGTCAGGTGACATCCCGGTGGAGATACTTCTTCCTGGTGAACCTGCAGTAGAAAAACCAGACTGGACATCTCCACCCCAGGCTCCTCCTCcacctcctcctcttcctccaccTCCTCCTGCCCCTCCCCTTCCTGCAGCACCACTTCCCTTGCGTTCTAGTTTGCCAATCGGCGAGAAGCCGCCAAAAAGAAACACTATGGAGCAAAACGCTG GCCTGATGGATGAGCTTTTAGCGTCGCTGCAGCGCGGTCAGAAGCAACTGCGTAAGGTCACCATCCAACCGGAGCGCATGGATGTCAGAGAGAGCCTCATGTCAGCCATCCGCCAGGGCGTGGCACTGAAGAAAGCCCCGCCCTCTGCCGCCCCCGCCCCCGCTGCTGACTCTGAGCTGGAGCGGAGCATCAAAGCTGCAATGCTGAGGATGAAGAAGGTCACTAATGATTCTGATGATGAAGAAAGTGCCGATCCACCGTCTGGGGAGTGGGACAGTTAA